In the genome of Bosea sp. ANAM02, the window GGCGCTGCGGTTGAAACCGAAATAGTTGGCGTCGAAGACGAACTCGTCGGCGTCATGCTGGTGAACGACGGCGAAGAGATCCTTCTCCGGCACCTCGAAGGTCTCGCGCAGCGCCTTGTAGACGCCGTCGACGATGGCGGCCGGCTCGGAAGCCGGGCGGCCGCGGCGCATGGAAATCCTGATCAAGGGCATGGTCTGTCTCCGTGTCGAGGCGCAGCCGCGCCTGTCGAACCGAAACATAGGTCGCTCCGAACAATATGAAAACTGCATCTATGATGATATCAATGATATGATATCATGATTTATGAGCACCCTGGACATCGATGCCGTCGCCTCCTTCCTGCGCGCGGCCGAGCTGAAAAGCTTTACACGCGCCGCCGAGGCGCTCGGCACGACGCAATCACTGGTCAGCACGCGCGTGAAGCGGCTGGAGGACGGGCTCGGCCGGCTGCTGCTGCAGCGCCATCCGCGGCTGGTCCGGCTGACGGCCGAGGGCGAGCGCTTCCTGCCGGCCGCCCGGGAGTTGCTGGCCGCACATGGCAAGGCGCTCGCGGCTTTCGCAGTCGCGCCTGAGCATATCGCCGTCGGTATCAGCGAACAGGCTGTCGGCGCCGAGATCCCGGCGGTGCTGGCGCGGCTGACGGCACATGATCCCGGCATCGTCATCAACCTCAGGATCGAGCCGTCGCGGATGCTGGAAGAGGCGTTCGAGCGCGGCGAGCTCGACGTGGCGATCGTCCGCCGGCTCGCGGCAGGACGCACCGGGGAAGTGCTGCGCCACGATCCGGTCGGCTGGTTCGCGGCGCCCAATCTTCTGCGACGGGCTGATGCGCCCGTGCCGCTGGTCAGCCTCGTCGCCGAGTGCCGCTTGCGCCGGCACAGCATGGACACCCTCGACCGCGCCGGCATCCGGTGGCGCGAGGCCTTCGTCGGTGGTGGCATGGCGGCGGTCGCAGCCGCCGTGCAGGTCGGGCTCGGCGTCTCGCCGCTGGCCGCGCGGATCGCGCCGGCGGGCACGGTCGATGTCGGCCCTGCATGGGGCCTGCCCTCGCTCGGCGGATCGCAGGTCGTACTCAGGAGCAATGTCGCGACGCCGCGCGCGGGCGCCTTCGTACGTGAGCTGGCGGCGGCGTTCCGGGGATAAACCCTACGGCGGTGGCGGCGTGCGGGCCGTCGGCGCCAGATCGCACAGGCTTCACCCCCCTTGTCATTCCGGGGCGCGCCGCAGGCGTGAACCCGGAACCCACGACTGGGTGGGACCTTCAATGACGGGCTGCAATTGGCTCACCCCGTCATGGGTTCCGGGTTCTTCGCTACGCGAAGCCCCGGAATGACGGCTGAACTTTGCCCTACCCGACGACGCGCTCCACCCGGCTGATCACGCGCTTCTCGCGCAATTCGCTGATGATGGCCGAGAGGTGCTTGAGATCCCAGACCGTGAGGTCGATGGAGACGTCGGTAAAATCCTGGCTCGGCCGGTTCATCGAGACCGAATCGATGTTGCCGTCATGCTCCGCGATCGTGGTAGTGATCTGGGCAAGCGAGCCGGGCTCGTTGATCGAGGTCAGGGCGATGCGCGCCGGAAAGCGCTGCGGCGCCTTGTCGTCGAGATCCCAGCGGACATCGAGCCAGCGATCCGGCTCGTTGTCGAAAGCGGCAAGCGCCGGCGACTGGATCGGGTAGATCGTCACCCCTTCGCCCGGCGTCAGGATACCGACGATGCGATCGCCAGGCACGGCCCCGCCCTGCGGCGCGAAACGCACCGGCAAATCGCCGCCAAGACCACGGATCGGGATCGCATTGTCCGACGCCTCGCCCGGCAGCTTGAACTTGAGGTTCTCGCCCTGCCGCAGCTCGAACCAGCCCTTGCCATCGGCGGCGGCACCCGGCCTGCCGTCGGACGCCACGCGCTTCTCCGGTTCCATATCCGGATAGACCGCCTTGACCACGTCGCCCGAATACATCTCGCCGCGGCCGACCGCGGCGAGCACGTCGTCGATGGTGTTACGCGCGAGCCGCTTCAGCGCAGCCTTGAGCTTGTCGTCGGAGAAGGCCCG includes:
- a CDS encoding LysR family transcriptional regulator — its product is MSTLDIDAVASFLRAAELKSFTRAAEALGTTQSLVSTRVKRLEDGLGRLLLQRHPRLVRLTAEGERFLPAARELLAAHGKALAAFAVAPEHIAVGISEQAVGAEIPAVLARLTAHDPGIVINLRIEPSRMLEEAFERGELDVAIVRRLAAGRTGEVLRHDPVGWFAAPNLLRRADAPVPLVSLVAECRLRRHSMDTLDRAGIRWREAFVGGGMAAVAAAVQVGLGVSPLAARIAPAGTVDVGPAWGLPSLGGSQVVLRSNVATPRAGAFVRELAAAFRG
- a CDS encoding tautomerase family protein, which gives rise to MPLIRISMRRGRPASEPAAIVDGVYKALRETFEVPEKDLFAVVHQHDADEFVFDANYFGFNRSAGLVIIQLTVANTRGVTQKKKLYAAIAENLMKEPGLKPDDIFINLVEVKREDWSFGGGIAQYVA